A window of Deltaproteobacteria bacterium contains these coding sequences:
- a CDS encoding glutathionylspermidine synthase family protein — MTDYSAFAERLTAGGVISDPWFEGEPRFRQMPIVLRASEQAALYRAAEEMAAAWNELCLLCAGDPGLVSTFLGLTPVQQALWCASAPLWHGIARADVFFTDCGPMVCELNCDTPTGEAEAVLLNATVAEAHAHLSDPNRAIGDRFCAMVAASAGTRRPLSVGLVYPTEMPEDLSMVLLYRRWFEERGWQVTLGSPFNLRRFGGHRAGLFDTACDVFIRHYKTDWWSERIPAWADEPPVPDPEPLTEQLAIILGAAVAGTCAVINPFGAVVAQNKRAMALMWEKIELFSTQSRDAIRRYLPQTLRLETLPRAQLIAEQQEWVIKSDYGCEGDEVVIGANVPTGVWKDSLEMAVPGRWIAQRRFCPRPQEDGISAVNHGVFLVGGQAAGLYARLAPHGTDRAALSAPVLIAS, encoded by the coding sequence ATGACGGACTATTCCGCCTTCGCTGAGCGTCTGACCGCGGGCGGCGTCATCTCCGATCCCTGGTTCGAGGGCGAGCCTCGATTCCGGCAAATGCCGATCGTGCTGCGCGCATCGGAACAGGCGGCGCTTTACCGGGCAGCAGAGGAGATGGCCGCCGCCTGGAACGAGCTGTGCCTTCTTTGCGCGGGCGACCCCGGCCTCGTGTCGACGTTCCTCGGCCTGACGCCCGTGCAGCAGGCGCTCTGGTGCGCTTCGGCACCGCTTTGGCACGGCATCGCCCGAGCCGATGTCTTTTTCACCGACTGCGGCCCGATGGTCTGCGAGCTGAACTGCGACACGCCGACGGGCGAGGCAGAGGCGGTTCTGCTGAATGCAACGGTGGCGGAGGCGCATGCGCACCTCTCCGATCCCAACCGGGCCATCGGGGATCGCTTCTGCGCCATGGTCGCGGCCTCCGCCGGCACCAGGCGGCCGCTGTCCGTCGGCCTCGTCTACCCGACCGAGATGCCCGAGGACCTGTCGATGGTGCTGCTGTACCGCCGCTGGTTCGAGGAGCGCGGATGGCAGGTCACGCTCGGGTCGCCTTTCAACCTGCGGCGGTTTGGAGGGCACCGCGCTGGGCTCTTCGACACCGCCTGCGACGTCTTCATTCGCCATTACAAGACCGACTGGTGGAGCGAAAGGATCCCGGCCTGGGCCGACGAGCCGCCGGTCCCCGATCCAGAGCCCCTCACCGAACAGCTCGCGATCATTCTCGGGGCGGCGGTCGCCGGCACCTGCGCGGTGATCAATCCTTTCGGCGCAGTCGTCGCGCAAAACAAACGCGCGATGGCGCTGATGTGGGAGAAGATCGAGCTCTTCTCCACGCAGAGCCGCGACGCGATCCGCCGCTACCTTCCGCAGACCCTGCGCCTCGAGACCCTGCCGCGCGCACAGCTGATCGCCGAGCAGCAGGAGTGGGTGATCAAGTCGGATTATGGCTGCGAAGGTGATGAGGTCGTCATCGGCGCCAATGTGCCGACCGGCGTCTGGAAGGACTCGCTCGAGATGGCCGTGCCAGGCCGCTGGATTGCGCAGCGGCGCTTCTGCCCGCGGCCGCAGGAGGACGGCATCAGCGCCGTGAACCACGGCGTCTTTCTCGTCGGAGGCCAGGCCGCAGGCCTCTACGCGCGCCTGGCGCCGCACGGAACCGACCGCGCAGCCCTCTCTGCTCCGGTGTTGATCGCGTCATGA
- the tatA gene encoding twin-arginine translocase TatA/TatE family subunit, with protein MRLGVGEILVVLALALLFFGPSKLPQLGASLGQALKSFKKGLNSLHDEADVGAAVHAEPKDVAPQLSDSAGSPAERKPAPAIDREKTSPS; from the coding sequence ATGAGGCTAGGTGTCGGAGAGATTCTCGTCGTGCTCGCGCTGGCCTTGCTCTTCTTTGGCCCCTCCAAGCTGCCACAGCTCGGCGCTAGCCTTGGCCAGGCGCTGAAGAGTTTCAAGAAAGGCCTGAACTCGCTTCACGACGAAGCTGACGTGGGCGCGGCGGTGCATGCAGAGCCGAAGGACGTCGCACCGCAGTTGTCCGACAGCGCCGGATCACCCGCCGAGCGCAAACCGGCGCCCGCCATCGACCGCGAGAAGACGTCTCCTTCGTAA
- a CDS encoding DUF350 domain-containing protein, which produces MIHRNAARGVVRAGFICGVAFIVSSAIQGCVHGDDWRADLLWTTVFGGCAVLLLALVGSLGIRVLLRSRLPGEIARGNEAAGVAAAAHYAATGLIVGRCLYGDDVGTLGISVVFFAIAQATLHLFLMLFRSLTSYSDDQEIMGQNVAAALSYAGATLAIAVIVGHAAEGDFVAWGQSLRAYALALLSVLVLYPVRQLLVQMLLLRQPFALRGGGLDRLVAQERNVGASAVEAVSYLAAAFLLTGIA; this is translated from the coding sequence GTGATCCACCGCAACGCCGCGCGTGGCGTCGTCCGTGCCGGTTTCATCTGTGGGGTGGCATTCATCGTCAGCTCGGCCATCCAGGGCTGCGTTCACGGCGACGACTGGCGCGCCGACCTGCTCTGGACGACGGTCTTCGGCGGCTGCGCCGTGCTGCTGCTCGCTCTCGTCGGATCGTTGGGCATCCGCGTGCTTTTGCGCTCCCGGCTGCCGGGCGAGATCGCGCGCGGCAACGAGGCGGCAGGCGTCGCTGCGGCCGCCCATTATGCGGCGACCGGACTCATCGTCGGGCGCTGCCTATACGGAGACGACGTCGGAACGCTCGGCATCTCCGTGGTGTTCTTCGCCATCGCACAGGCCACTCTGCACCTGTTTCTCATGCTCTTTCGCTCGCTCACCTCGTATTCCGACGATCAGGAAATCATGGGCCAGAACGTGGCCGCGGCACTCAGTTACGCCGGGGCGACGCTCGCCATCGCCGTCATCGTCGGCCACGCCGCGGAAGGCGATTTTGTCGCCTGGGGCCAGTCGTTGCGAGCCTATGCTCTCGCGCTGCTCTCGGTGCTCGTGCTCTACCCGGTGCGCCAGCTCCTGGTGCAGATGCTGCTGCTGAGACAGCCGTTCGCGCTTCGCGGCGGCGGCCTCGATCGGCTGGTTGCGCAGGAACGCAACGTCGGAGCAAGCGCGGTGGAGGCGGTCTCGTATCTCGCAGCCGCCTTTCTCCTCACCGGGATCGCATGA